In one Balaenoptera musculus isolate JJ_BM4_2016_0621 chromosome 2, mBalMus1.pri.v3, whole genome shotgun sequence genomic region, the following are encoded:
- the PPP4R3A gene encoding serine/threonine-protein phosphatase 4 regulatory subunit 3A isoform X5, translating to MTDTRRRVKVYTLNEDRQWDDRGTGHVSSGYVERLKGMSLLVRAESDGSLLLESKINPNTAYQKQQDTLIVWSEAENYDLALSFQEKAGCDEIWEKICQVQGKDPSVDITQDLVDESEEERFDDMSSPGLELPSCELSRLEEIAELVASSLPSPLRREKLALALENEGYIKKLLELFHVCEDLENIEGLHHLYEIIKGIFLLNRTALFEVMFSEECIMDVIGCLEYDPALSQPRKHREFLTKTAKFKEVIPISDPELKQKIHQTYRVQYIQDMVLPTPSVFEENMLSTLHSFIFFNKVEIVGMLQEDEKFLTDLFAQLTDEATDEEKRQELVNFLKEFCAFSQTLQPQNRDAFFKTLSNMGILPALEVILGMDDTQVRSAATDIFSYLVEYNPSMVREFVMQEAQQNDDVSKKLTEQKITSKDILLINLIIEHMICDTDPELGGAVQLMGLLRTLVDPENMLATANKTEKTEFLGFFYKHCMHVLTAPLLANTTEDKPSKDDFQTAQLLALVLELLTFCVEHHTYHIKNYIINKDILRRVLVLMASKHAFLALCALRFKRKIIGLKDEFYNRYIMKSFLFEPVVKAFLNNGSRYNLMNSAIIEMFEFIRVEDIKSLTAHVIENYWKALEDVDYVQTFKGLKLRFEQQRERQDNPKLDSMRSILRNHRYRRDARTLEDEEEMWFNTDEDDMEDGEAVVSPSDKTKNDDDIMDPISKFMERKKLKESEEKEVLLKTNLSGRQSPSFKLSLSSGTKTTLSSQSPATNLPGSPGSPGSPGSPGSPGSIPKNTSQTAAITTKGCPFIDGQMGY from the exons gTTCTCTACTTTTAGAGTCCAAAATAAATCCTAATACTGCATACCAGAAACAACAG GACACTTTGATTGTGTGGTCTGAAGCAGAAAATTATGACTTGGCCCTTAGCTTTCAAGAAAAAGCTGGATGTGATgaaatttgggagaaaatatgtcag GTTCAAGGAAAGGACCCATCAGTGGACATCACTCAGGACCTTGTAGATGAGTCTGAAGAGGAGCGTTTTGATGATATGTCATCGCCAGGTTTAGAATTGCCATCTTGTGAATTAAGTCGCCTTGAGGAAATTGCAGAACTTGTGGCATCATCTTTACCTTCCCCCCTGCGTCGTGAAAAACTTGCACTAGCACTGGAAAATGAGGGTTACATTAAAAAGCTCTTAGAGCTTTTTCATGTATGTGaggatttggaaaatattgaaggACTGCACCACTTGTATGAAATTATCAAAGGCATCTTCCTCTTGAATCGAACTGCTCTTTTTGAAGTTATGTTCTCTGAGGAATGTATAATGGACGTCATTGGATGCTTAGAATATGATCCTGCTTTATCACAACCACGAAAACATAGGGAATTTCTAACAAAGACAGCCAAATTTAAAGAAGTGATTCCCATATCAGATCCTGAGCTGAAACAAAAAATTCATCAGACATACAGAGTTCAGTATATACAAGACATGGTTCTACCTACCCCTTCagtctttgaagaaaatatgttATCAACACTTcactcttttatctttttcaataAGGTAGAAATTGTTGGTATGTTACAG gaagatgaaaaatttctgacaGATTTGTTTGCACAGCTAACAGATGAAgcaacagatgaggaaaaaagaCAGGAATTG gttaactttttaaaagaattttgtgcGTTCTCCCAAACGCTACAACCTCAAAACAGAGATGCTTTTTTCAAGACTTTGTCAAACATGGGTATATTACCAGCTTTAGAAGTCATCCTT GGCATGGATGATACACAGGTGCGAAGTGCTGCTACTGATATATTCTCATACTTGGTTGAATATAATCCATCCATGGTACGAGAGTTTGTCATGCAGGAGGCACAACAGAATGATGATGTAAGTAAGAAGTTAACAGAGCAAAAAATAACCAGCAAG GATATTTTGCTCATCAACCTCATTATAGAACATATGATTTGTGATACAGACCCTGAACTTGGAGGAGCAGTCCAGCTTATGGGCCTCCTTCGAACATTAGTTGACCCAGAAAACATGTTAGCTACTGCCAAT aaaacagaaaagactgaATTTCTGGGTTTCTTCTATAAGCACTGTATGCATGTCCTTACTGCTCCCTTACTGGCAAATACAACAGAAGACAAACCTAGCAAAG atgaTTTTCAGACTGCCCAGTTGTTGGCACTTGTATTggaattgttaacattttgtgtgGAGCACCATACCTACCACATAAAGAACTACATTATTAATAAGGACATTCTCCGGAGAGTGTTAGTTCTTATGGCCTCGAAGCATGCTTTCTTGGCATTAT GTGCTCTTCGTTTTAAGAGAAAGATTATTGGATTAAAAGATGAGTTTTACAACCGCTACATAatgaaaagttttttgtttgaaCCAGTAGTCAAAGCATTTCTCAACAATGGATCCCGCTACAATCTGATGAACTCTGCCATAATAGAAATGTTTGAATTTATTAGAGTG GAAGATATAAAATCATTAACTGCTCATGTAATTGAAAATTACTGGAAAGCACTGGAAGATGTAGATTATGTACAAACATTTAAAGGATTGAAACTGAGATTTGAACAACAAAGAGAAAGGCAAGATAATCCCAAACTTGACAG TATGCGTTCCATTTTGAGGAATCATAGATATCGAAGAGACGCCAGAACACTAGAAGATGAAGAGGAGATGTGGTTCAACACAGATGAAGATGACATGGAAGATGGAGAAGCTGTCGTGTCTCCATCTGACAAAACTAAGAATGATGATGACATTATGGATCCAATAAGTAAATTCATGGAGAGGAAGAAAT TAAAAGAAAGTGAGGAAAAGGAGGTGCTTCTGAAAACGAATCTTTCTGGTCGGCAGAGCCCAAGTTTCAAGCTTTCCCTCTCTAGTGGAACAAAGACTACCCTCTCCAGCCAGTCACCTGCAACAAATCTGCCTGGTTCTCCAGGCTCACCTGGATCCCCAGGATCTCCAGGCTCTCCTGGATCCATCCCTAAAAATACATCTCAGACGGCAGCTATTACTACCAAG GGATGCCCTTTCATTGATGGACAGATGGGTTACTGA
- the PPP4R3A gene encoding serine/threonine-protein phosphatase 4 regulatory subunit 3A isoform X1: MTDTRRRVKVYTLNEDRQWDDRGTGHVSSGYVERLKGMSLLVRAESDGSLLLESKINPNTAYQKQQDTLIVWSEAENYDLALSFQEKAGCDEIWEKICQVQGKDPSVDITQDLVDESEEERFDDMSSPGLELPSCELSRLEEIAELVASSLPSPLRREKLALALENEGYIKKLLELFHVCEDLENIEGLHHLYEIIKGIFLLNRTALFEVMFSEECIMDVIGCLEYDPALSQPRKHREFLTKTAKFKEVIPISDPELKQKIHQTYRVQYIQDMVLPTPSVFEENMLSTLHSFIFFNKVEIVGMLQEDEKFLTDLFAQLTDEATDEEKRQELVNFLKEFCAFSQTLQPQNRDAFFKTLSNMGILPALEVILGMDDTQVRSAATDIFSYLVEYNPSMVREFVMQEAQQNDDVSKKLTEQKITSKDILLINLIIEHMICDTDPELGGAVQLMGLLRTLVDPENMLATANKTEKTEFLGFFYKHCMHVLTAPLLANTTEDKPSKDDFQTAQLLALVLELLTFCVEHHTYHIKNYIINKDILRRVLVLMASKHAFLALCALRFKRKIIGLKDEFYNRYIMKSFLFEPVVKAFLNNGSRYNLMNSAIIEMFEFIRVEDIKSLTAHVIENYWKALEDVDYVQTFKGLKLRFEQQRERQDNPKLDSMRSILRNHRYRRDARTLEDEEEMWFNTDEDDMEDGEAVVSPSDKTKNDDDIMDPISKFMERKKLKESEEKEVLLKTNLSGRQSPSFKLSLSSGTKTTLSSQSPATNLPGSPGSPGSPGSPGSPGSIPKNTSQTAAITTKGGLVGLVDYPDDDEDDDEDEDKEDTLPLSKKAKFES; encoded by the exons gTTCTCTACTTTTAGAGTCCAAAATAAATCCTAATACTGCATACCAGAAACAACAG GACACTTTGATTGTGTGGTCTGAAGCAGAAAATTATGACTTGGCCCTTAGCTTTCAAGAAAAAGCTGGATGTGATgaaatttgggagaaaatatgtcag GTTCAAGGAAAGGACCCATCAGTGGACATCACTCAGGACCTTGTAGATGAGTCTGAAGAGGAGCGTTTTGATGATATGTCATCGCCAGGTTTAGAATTGCCATCTTGTGAATTAAGTCGCCTTGAGGAAATTGCAGAACTTGTGGCATCATCTTTACCTTCCCCCCTGCGTCGTGAAAAACTTGCACTAGCACTGGAAAATGAGGGTTACATTAAAAAGCTCTTAGAGCTTTTTCATGTATGTGaggatttggaaaatattgaaggACTGCACCACTTGTATGAAATTATCAAAGGCATCTTCCTCTTGAATCGAACTGCTCTTTTTGAAGTTATGTTCTCTGAGGAATGTATAATGGACGTCATTGGATGCTTAGAATATGATCCTGCTTTATCACAACCACGAAAACATAGGGAATTTCTAACAAAGACAGCCAAATTTAAAGAAGTGATTCCCATATCAGATCCTGAGCTGAAACAAAAAATTCATCAGACATACAGAGTTCAGTATATACAAGACATGGTTCTACCTACCCCTTCagtctttgaagaaaatatgttATCAACACTTcactcttttatctttttcaataAGGTAGAAATTGTTGGTATGTTACAG gaagatgaaaaatttctgacaGATTTGTTTGCACAGCTAACAGATGAAgcaacagatgaggaaaaaagaCAGGAATTG gttaactttttaaaagaattttgtgcGTTCTCCCAAACGCTACAACCTCAAAACAGAGATGCTTTTTTCAAGACTTTGTCAAACATGGGTATATTACCAGCTTTAGAAGTCATCCTT GGCATGGATGATACACAGGTGCGAAGTGCTGCTACTGATATATTCTCATACTTGGTTGAATATAATCCATCCATGGTACGAGAGTTTGTCATGCAGGAGGCACAACAGAATGATGATGTAAGTAAGAAGTTAACAGAGCAAAAAATAACCAGCAAG GATATTTTGCTCATCAACCTCATTATAGAACATATGATTTGTGATACAGACCCTGAACTTGGAGGAGCAGTCCAGCTTATGGGCCTCCTTCGAACATTAGTTGACCCAGAAAACATGTTAGCTACTGCCAAT aaaacagaaaagactgaATTTCTGGGTTTCTTCTATAAGCACTGTATGCATGTCCTTACTGCTCCCTTACTGGCAAATACAACAGAAGACAAACCTAGCAAAG atgaTTTTCAGACTGCCCAGTTGTTGGCACTTGTATTggaattgttaacattttgtgtgGAGCACCATACCTACCACATAAAGAACTACATTATTAATAAGGACATTCTCCGGAGAGTGTTAGTTCTTATGGCCTCGAAGCATGCTTTCTTGGCATTAT GTGCTCTTCGTTTTAAGAGAAAGATTATTGGATTAAAAGATGAGTTTTACAACCGCTACATAatgaaaagttttttgtttgaaCCAGTAGTCAAAGCATTTCTCAACAATGGATCCCGCTACAATCTGATGAACTCTGCCATAATAGAAATGTTTGAATTTATTAGAGTG GAAGATATAAAATCATTAACTGCTCATGTAATTGAAAATTACTGGAAAGCACTGGAAGATGTAGATTATGTACAAACATTTAAAGGATTGAAACTGAGATTTGAACAACAAAGAGAAAGGCAAGATAATCCCAAACTTGACAG TATGCGTTCCATTTTGAGGAATCATAGATATCGAAGAGACGCCAGAACACTAGAAGATGAAGAGGAGATGTGGTTCAACACAGATGAAGATGACATGGAAGATGGAGAAGCTGTCGTGTCTCCATCTGACAAAACTAAGAATGATGATGACATTATGGATCCAATAAGTAAATTCATGGAGAGGAAGAAAT TAAAAGAAAGTGAGGAAAAGGAGGTGCTTCTGAAAACGAATCTTTCTGGTCGGCAGAGCCCAAGTTTCAAGCTTTCCCTCTCTAGTGGAACAAAGACTACCCTCTCCAGCCAGTCACCTGCAACAAATCTGCCTGGTTCTCCAGGCTCACCTGGATCCCCAGGATCTCCAGGCTCTCCTGGATCCATCCCTAAAAATACATCTCAGACGGCAGCTATTACTACCAAG GGAGGCCTCGTGGGTCTGGTAGATTATCctgatgatgatgaggatgatgatgaggACGAAGACAAGGAAGACACGCTCCCTTTGTCAAAGAAAGCAAAGTTTGAGTCATAA
- the PPP4R3A gene encoding serine/threonine-protein phosphatase 4 regulatory subunit 3A isoform X4, with protein MTDTRRRVKVYTLNEDRQWDDRGTGHVSSGYVERLKGMSLLVRAESDGSLLLESKINPNTAYQKQQDTLIVWSEAENYDLALSFQEKAGCDEIWEKICQVQGKDPSVDITQDLVDESEEERFDDMSSPGLELPSCELSRLEEIAELVASSLPSPLRREKLALALENEGYIKKLLELFHVCEDLENIEGLHHLYEIIKGIFLLNRTALFEVMFSEECIMDVIGCLEYDPALSQPRKHREFLTKTAKFKEVIPISDPELKQKIHQTYRVQYIQDMVLPTPSVFEENMLSTLHSFIFFNKVEIVGMLQEDEKFLTDLFAQLTDEATDEEKRQELVNFLKEFCAFSQTLQPQNRDAFFKTLSNMGILPALEVILGMDDTQVRSAATDIFSYLVEYNPSMVREFVMQEAQQNDDDILLINLIIEHMICDTDPELGGAVQLMGLLRTLVDPENMLATANKTEKTEFLGFFYKHCMHVLTAPLLANTTEDKPSKDDFQTAQLLALVLELLTFCVEHHTYHIKNYIINKDILRRVLVLMASKHAFLALCALRFKRKIIGLKDEFYNRYIMKSFLFEPVVKAFLNNGSRYNLMNSAIIEMFEFIRVEDIKSLTAHVIENYWKALEDVDYVQTFKGLKLRFEQQRERQDNPKLDSMRSILRNHRYRRDARTLEDEEEMWFNTDEDDMEDGEAVVSPSDKTKNDDDIMDPISKFMERKKLKESEEKEVLLKTNLSGRQSPSFKLSLSSGTKTTLSSQSPATNLPGSPGSPGSPGSPGSPGSIPKNTSQTAAITTKGGLVGLVDYPDDDEDDDEDEDKEDTLPLSKKAKFES; from the exons gTTCTCTACTTTTAGAGTCCAAAATAAATCCTAATACTGCATACCAGAAACAACAG GACACTTTGATTGTGTGGTCTGAAGCAGAAAATTATGACTTGGCCCTTAGCTTTCAAGAAAAAGCTGGATGTGATgaaatttgggagaaaatatgtcag GTTCAAGGAAAGGACCCATCAGTGGACATCACTCAGGACCTTGTAGATGAGTCTGAAGAGGAGCGTTTTGATGATATGTCATCGCCAGGTTTAGAATTGCCATCTTGTGAATTAAGTCGCCTTGAGGAAATTGCAGAACTTGTGGCATCATCTTTACCTTCCCCCCTGCGTCGTGAAAAACTTGCACTAGCACTGGAAAATGAGGGTTACATTAAAAAGCTCTTAGAGCTTTTTCATGTATGTGaggatttggaaaatattgaaggACTGCACCACTTGTATGAAATTATCAAAGGCATCTTCCTCTTGAATCGAACTGCTCTTTTTGAAGTTATGTTCTCTGAGGAATGTATAATGGACGTCATTGGATGCTTAGAATATGATCCTGCTTTATCACAACCACGAAAACATAGGGAATTTCTAACAAAGACAGCCAAATTTAAAGAAGTGATTCCCATATCAGATCCTGAGCTGAAACAAAAAATTCATCAGACATACAGAGTTCAGTATATACAAGACATGGTTCTACCTACCCCTTCagtctttgaagaaaatatgttATCAACACTTcactcttttatctttttcaataAGGTAGAAATTGTTGGTATGTTACAG gaagatgaaaaatttctgacaGATTTGTTTGCACAGCTAACAGATGAAgcaacagatgaggaaaaaagaCAGGAATTG gttaactttttaaaagaattttgtgcGTTCTCCCAAACGCTACAACCTCAAAACAGAGATGCTTTTTTCAAGACTTTGTCAAACATGGGTATATTACCAGCTTTAGAAGTCATCCTT GGCATGGATGATACACAGGTGCGAAGTGCTGCTACTGATATATTCTCATACTTGGTTGAATATAATCCATCCATGGTACGAGAGTTTGTCATGCAGGAGGCACAACAGAATGATGAT GATATTTTGCTCATCAACCTCATTATAGAACATATGATTTGTGATACAGACCCTGAACTTGGAGGAGCAGTCCAGCTTATGGGCCTCCTTCGAACATTAGTTGACCCAGAAAACATGTTAGCTACTGCCAAT aaaacagaaaagactgaATTTCTGGGTTTCTTCTATAAGCACTGTATGCATGTCCTTACTGCTCCCTTACTGGCAAATACAACAGAAGACAAACCTAGCAAAG atgaTTTTCAGACTGCCCAGTTGTTGGCACTTGTATTggaattgttaacattttgtgtgGAGCACCATACCTACCACATAAAGAACTACATTATTAATAAGGACATTCTCCGGAGAGTGTTAGTTCTTATGGCCTCGAAGCATGCTTTCTTGGCATTAT GTGCTCTTCGTTTTAAGAGAAAGATTATTGGATTAAAAGATGAGTTTTACAACCGCTACATAatgaaaagttttttgtttgaaCCAGTAGTCAAAGCATTTCTCAACAATGGATCCCGCTACAATCTGATGAACTCTGCCATAATAGAAATGTTTGAATTTATTAGAGTG GAAGATATAAAATCATTAACTGCTCATGTAATTGAAAATTACTGGAAAGCACTGGAAGATGTAGATTATGTACAAACATTTAAAGGATTGAAACTGAGATTTGAACAACAAAGAGAAAGGCAAGATAATCCCAAACTTGACAG TATGCGTTCCATTTTGAGGAATCATAGATATCGAAGAGACGCCAGAACACTAGAAGATGAAGAGGAGATGTGGTTCAACACAGATGAAGATGACATGGAAGATGGAGAAGCTGTCGTGTCTCCATCTGACAAAACTAAGAATGATGATGACATTATGGATCCAATAAGTAAATTCATGGAGAGGAAGAAAT TAAAAGAAAGTGAGGAAAAGGAGGTGCTTCTGAAAACGAATCTTTCTGGTCGGCAGAGCCCAAGTTTCAAGCTTTCCCTCTCTAGTGGAACAAAGACTACCCTCTCCAGCCAGTCACCTGCAACAAATCTGCCTGGTTCTCCAGGCTCACCTGGATCCCCAGGATCTCCAGGCTCTCCTGGATCCATCCCTAAAAATACATCTCAGACGGCAGCTATTACTACCAAG GGAGGCCTCGTGGGTCTGGTAGATTATCctgatgatgatgaggatgatgatgaggACGAAGACAAGGAAGACACGCTCCCTTTGTCAAAGAAAGCAAAGTTTGAGTCATAA
- the PPP4R3A gene encoding serine/threonine-protein phosphatase 4 regulatory subunit 3A isoform X3 → MTDTRRRVKVYTLNEDRQWDDRGTGHVSSGYVERLKGMSLLVRAESDGSLLLESKINPNTAYQKQQDTLIVWSEAENYDLALSFQEKAGCDEIWEKICQVQGKDPSVDITQDLVDESEEERFDDMSSPGLELPSCELSRLEEIAELVASSLPSPLRREKLALALENEGYIKKLLELFHVCEDLENIEGLHHLYEIIKGIFLLNRTALFEVMFSEECIMDVIGCLEYDPALSQPRKHREFLTKTAKFKEVIPISDPELKQKIHQTYRVQYIQDMVLPTPSVFEENMLSTLHSFIFFNKVEIVGMLQEDEKFLTDLFAQLTDEATDEEKRQELVNFLKEFCAFSQTLQPQNRDAFFKTLSNMGILPALEVILGMDDTQVRSAATDIFSYLVEYNPSMVREFVMQEAQQNDDVSKKLTEQKITSKDILLINLIIEHMICDTDPELGGAVQLMGLLRTLVDPENMLATANKTEKTEFLGFFYKHCMHVLTAPLLANTTEDKPSKDDFQTAQLLALVLELLTFCVEHHTYHIKNYIINKDILRRVLVLMASKHAFLALCALRFKRKIIGLKDEFYNRYIMKSFLFEPVVKAFLNNGSRYNLMNSAIIEMFEFIRVEDIKSLTAHVIENYWKALEDVDYVQTFKGLKLRFEQQRERQDNPKLDSMRSILRNHRYRRDARTLEDEEEMWFNTDEDDMEDGEAVVSPSDKTKNDDDIMDPIIKESEEKEVLLKTNLSGRQSPSFKLSLSSGTKTTLSSQSPATNLPGSPGSPGSPGSPGSPGSIPKNTSQTAAITTKGGLVGLVDYPDDDEDDDEDEDKEDTLPLSKKAKFES, encoded by the exons gTTCTCTACTTTTAGAGTCCAAAATAAATCCTAATACTGCATACCAGAAACAACAG GACACTTTGATTGTGTGGTCTGAAGCAGAAAATTATGACTTGGCCCTTAGCTTTCAAGAAAAAGCTGGATGTGATgaaatttgggagaaaatatgtcag GTTCAAGGAAAGGACCCATCAGTGGACATCACTCAGGACCTTGTAGATGAGTCTGAAGAGGAGCGTTTTGATGATATGTCATCGCCAGGTTTAGAATTGCCATCTTGTGAATTAAGTCGCCTTGAGGAAATTGCAGAACTTGTGGCATCATCTTTACCTTCCCCCCTGCGTCGTGAAAAACTTGCACTAGCACTGGAAAATGAGGGTTACATTAAAAAGCTCTTAGAGCTTTTTCATGTATGTGaggatttggaaaatattgaaggACTGCACCACTTGTATGAAATTATCAAAGGCATCTTCCTCTTGAATCGAACTGCTCTTTTTGAAGTTATGTTCTCTGAGGAATGTATAATGGACGTCATTGGATGCTTAGAATATGATCCTGCTTTATCACAACCACGAAAACATAGGGAATTTCTAACAAAGACAGCCAAATTTAAAGAAGTGATTCCCATATCAGATCCTGAGCTGAAACAAAAAATTCATCAGACATACAGAGTTCAGTATATACAAGACATGGTTCTACCTACCCCTTCagtctttgaagaaaatatgttATCAACACTTcactcttttatctttttcaataAGGTAGAAATTGTTGGTATGTTACAG gaagatgaaaaatttctgacaGATTTGTTTGCACAGCTAACAGATGAAgcaacagatgaggaaaaaagaCAGGAATTG gttaactttttaaaagaattttgtgcGTTCTCCCAAACGCTACAACCTCAAAACAGAGATGCTTTTTTCAAGACTTTGTCAAACATGGGTATATTACCAGCTTTAGAAGTCATCCTT GGCATGGATGATACACAGGTGCGAAGTGCTGCTACTGATATATTCTCATACTTGGTTGAATATAATCCATCCATGGTACGAGAGTTTGTCATGCAGGAGGCACAACAGAATGATGATGTAAGTAAGAAGTTAACAGAGCAAAAAATAACCAGCAAG GATATTTTGCTCATCAACCTCATTATAGAACATATGATTTGTGATACAGACCCTGAACTTGGAGGAGCAGTCCAGCTTATGGGCCTCCTTCGAACATTAGTTGACCCAGAAAACATGTTAGCTACTGCCAAT aaaacagaaaagactgaATTTCTGGGTTTCTTCTATAAGCACTGTATGCATGTCCTTACTGCTCCCTTACTGGCAAATACAACAGAAGACAAACCTAGCAAAG atgaTTTTCAGACTGCCCAGTTGTTGGCACTTGTATTggaattgttaacattttgtgtgGAGCACCATACCTACCACATAAAGAACTACATTATTAATAAGGACATTCTCCGGAGAGTGTTAGTTCTTATGGCCTCGAAGCATGCTTTCTTGGCATTAT GTGCTCTTCGTTTTAAGAGAAAGATTATTGGATTAAAAGATGAGTTTTACAACCGCTACATAatgaaaagttttttgtttgaaCCAGTAGTCAAAGCATTTCTCAACAATGGATCCCGCTACAATCTGATGAACTCTGCCATAATAGAAATGTTTGAATTTATTAGAGTG GAAGATATAAAATCATTAACTGCTCATGTAATTGAAAATTACTGGAAAGCACTGGAAGATGTAGATTATGTACAAACATTTAAAGGATTGAAACTGAGATTTGAACAACAAAGAGAAAGGCAAGATAATCCCAAACTTGACAG TATGCGTTCCATTTTGAGGAATCATAGATATCGAAGAGACGCCAGAACACTAGAAGATGAAGAGGAGATGTGGTTCAACACAGATGAAGATGACATGGAAGATGGAGAAGCTGTCGTGTCTCCATCTGACAAAACTAAGAATGATGATGACATTATGGATCCAATAA TAAAAGAAAGTGAGGAAAAGGAGGTGCTTCTGAAAACGAATCTTTCTGGTCGGCAGAGCCCAAGTTTCAAGCTTTCCCTCTCTAGTGGAACAAAGACTACCCTCTCCAGCCAGTCACCTGCAACAAATCTGCCTGGTTCTCCAGGCTCACCTGGATCCCCAGGATCTCCAGGCTCTCCTGGATCCATCCCTAAAAATACATCTCAGACGGCAGCTATTACTACCAAG GGAGGCCTCGTGGGTCTGGTAGATTATCctgatgatgatgaggatgatgatgaggACGAAGACAAGGAAGACACGCTCCCTTTGTCAAAGAAAGCAAAGTTTGAGTCATAA